One Bacteroidales bacterium genomic window carries:
- a CDS encoding T9SS type A sorting domain-containing protein, with product FRIVPNPAGNYAQILFSSTSQEAITIRIYSVTGNLIREWTLHPASGSNSIQWDLTDQNKRKVKQGMYFCSLFSGTEHKTARISVAP from the coding sequence TTTTTCGTATCGTCCCTAATCCGGCGGGGAATTATGCTCAAATACTTTTTAGTTCAACATCTCAGGAGGCAATAACTATCAGAATTTATTCCGTAACCGGAAATCTGATCCGCGAATGGACTCTGCATCCGGCTTCCGGTTCAAACAGCATTCAATGGGATCTGACGGATCAGAACAAAAGAAAAGTGAAACAGGGTATGTATTTTTGTTCCCTGTTTTCAGGAACAGAGCATAAAACTGCAAGAATCTCTGTTGCGCCATAA